A stretch of DNA from Anopheles nili chromosome 2, idAnoNiliSN_F5_01, whole genome shotgun sequence:
GAAAAGGTAGGCATAGCTGAGGGCTATATGCAAACGGTTGAAATTAGCGAAACGTATAAAATTATCTAAGTGAGTTGACTTGAGGCGCATGAGGCTTGTGGCAGCAGTTCAAACTGTATTAATACGGTGTCTCCCAAGAACGACATGTATACGTTTGCAGAAGTCAGTGATATACACTTGAAATTGTCTGCGAAGTGAAAGAATAGAACTTAAAGACAACTTCTCGGTACATTTATGTTATGCatgttttgatgttttcattGCAACGCGAACGTAACGCAATCCATATAactatttttgtttgcgcagCGATAAAAACGCTGCTCAACGTTGATTAAGATGCTGAAGTAAAGCTCTCTTCCAGTGAAAAACACGCTACATAAATGAGTGAAAAAATTAGACGCAAAAAAATGCTAACGTTCAAAGTTTGAAACATATCCCTTAATTTTTTATAATGAATATCCTTACCTACCATTGGTATGAAAGCCCCTTTTTTTAAAACCACTACTTCTGATTGGCTATAAGCTCCTTTCTTGGGAAGGTACCGTTCCGGGACACGCGCGTGAAACATCCCGATGGCCTTAAAAATCTTGAAGATCGCTTGCAGATCGATCAAGCGGTCGACCCTCGTGTCCCTAAGTGAATTTGCGGTCGTCCTTACTCAAATTGGCTTGACTGTGCTCTTTCGATCACGGACTGCATTCGCTTGAGAAACCCATCATGCAAGAAAAGGAACGACTTTGCCGTGGTTAAAACAAGTAATGTAGGGAGAAGTTGATGTATAAGAGTCATGCAATTGACAGTGATACGCAGGACGACAGCAGCGGGAAAAACATTTAGGGTACAGGAAGTACACTTAAATTTTATCGAAGGACACACGGATATTAACATCCGATCTCTTTCTGCAAATCATAAAACTTTCATGATCCTCTCCGTGTAAACGTAATCGGCTTGCCAATTAAATGGTCAATACACGTATTCAAGGTAAACCGAGTGATGGTGCTAAATTCCATGGTCTTCCGCATTTCACTTGCTGTATTCAAAAGTCACTGAAACCCTATGCCAAAGGAAGGACCTTCAAAACTGGATTCAGATGGTACTTGTGTTCTTTATTCTCACAATTCTGTATCATTGATTTTGATTGCTGGAGTGGTTCTTCTCAATCTTAGTAAATTGTAGTACCGACAACTACAAGCCATATTAAAAACTCAATAGTATAATCTTCAAAGAATGGAAATTAAACCCTGACACCTGTTCGACGATGGTAAATGTATTGCCCTTTGccaaattttcaatttcaatgctCTTCACAGTGACTCTATTGTTGCTAAATTCTTAAGGCTTGTACAGCCGAATTTGGTATTGCTCTATTTGATAAggatacatatatatatatatatatatatatatatatatatatatatatatatatatatatatatatatatatatatatatatatatatatatatatatatatatatatatatctttctGTCGTTCATTATGATATTCATTGgatggtggaaattaaaaattcacttTGAAAATTTACTTTTGTTACATGATGGGGATGATGTCAAAAGCATTTGTATTCTGCAAATGTAGCCGTAGGGAATATGTTACGATTACCCATGGGCCCTCTCGATTGCGACACTCATTTATTATGTATCCAGCGGAATTGTTGTCATATCGGTTTTCTTTACATTGTTGGCAAGGAGTATTTATATGGTTCAAAGAAATAATGCTCCTGCTATGTAATAAATTTGAGGCTTTATATGCTCCTGATACATCTAAAATTATTATcctattaatttattattatttgaacACTTATAACATTTTCAATGATCTTAAGTCCGCTTATTTGTATCTTCTCatgtaattttttaaatacccACCAAACATTCAGCATGTTCTGTTAAGCTTTAAAATATGCAGTACAAAAATATTTGTCTTCATATGCATCGCGATGCGAACGGCGTCGATTTATTCTGGCACGCAGGATCCCACGCGACGCATGCTGACTCTCAATAAACATATCGATCGCGGTGGATATCGGATTAACGTTTTACTATTCCTATCACTCTCCGCTTCAAACATGACTATTGCATTACCAATGGCGTTTCATTGGAACACCTTAGGCCATGCCGATCGGCCTACGCCCGACGACTATTGATGTGGCATTGCGGACAGAACTATAACTTCCTATACTTTAATTACGTGCCATTATTATGTACACTGCATAGCCAAAAAAAGTCATAGTTCGTCCTTGCCGGTTCCATTCCCAGTGCAGCTGTTAGCGGCATCACATTTGGGTACCCCTAAATGACGTTGTTCGAGACTTGATAAGGCACAGGTTCGTTTGCTATACCAACGCTGCAGTCTCTCGAATTAAATACCCACACGAGGTGAACGACCATTCGGTGGGTTCGTCACACGATTAGCATATGCGAATTCGATCGTTTGACCACTGcatttgtgtatgtgtgtgtgtgtgactggtCGTGTTTTATAATATCCCCCATTGACCtttattaataatttcaagtCCATGATAACTGTTTCATTGCCAGCCTGTCAAAAACCCGTGTGAAGATTTACACTTTATAGGCACCGAAACCGATGGCGTCCTCTTAAGGAGGACACCAATGTCGAATTCAGTTCGATTCAGCTCTCATGAGAGTGCTATAAATAATGATTAACTAATATTTCCCACAACGCTCAATGATCTCGCGTATGTGCTAAATCCCATTTTAAGTTAATATTTGCGAGCCATCCAATTACCTTCGTCCTGGCCCTAGACATGGAAAACCGGTAACACAGACCTTCTGTTCATGGTCACACTTGATCTTGCGCACGTAAAGACTCGTGCAGACTTTTCTCGTGAACCACCTCGAGATGAAGGAGTGCTGTGCATCGAAGCCCCAACGAAGGTCGACTGGATGAATTCGTTAATTTATCGTGATCCTTTACACGATCATCCTGATCACGATTATCGATGCTCTTTTCTGTTATCCTTGAACCTTGGAGACTTCACGGCAGGACTGTAAGAATTTGCTGCATGACGAGGGACAATAACGGCATATATTACTATTCGTTTCTATGAAACCCATGCGGAATATATCGTTCGATGTGCTATACTAGCTTACGTAAGAGATGCACGATAATGAGGGAGAAAATATACGTTGTTGTTTAGTAGCCATGGGCCAAAAGCGTATGGACGTCTGGTGCTTACTCACACCCGTACCGGTGCGCCTTGAATTGTTCGGAAAATttatgatgaataaaaaaaaagctcgataATTGTAGGTCGGATCAAGAAGGTCACTAGTTAACCGTCGGTActgtttataaatattttttaccagtgattattgttttcttttcactacATTCACTGCATTTTACAAGTTTCTGTTGGCGCTTGCAACGTGTGCATGAGATGGGATTTATTTGACAGTGCTATCACGCTACTAGCACGGTATAAGCCATTTTCGAAACGAACGTGGGAGTTGACCTCGATCTTCGCGATGCATGCATGAAGTTGAGAATGACCCACAGCAGTTTGCCGTAGGCGATCTCGCAGCAGCGAAGAAGCAGCGATTGCATAAGCGTGATGACAATTTTCACTGCACTTTACACTTCGGTTTGTAAAGCTTGCAGAAAAGCTAACTGAAGCTTGTTTCTGGTTTTACTAGCTTTAAACGCATTTACGGCACACGACACGCCCAGCTGCGTACTGATTTTCGCCCCGAGAGCTGTAAACCGACGCTTCCATTACGCGGTGGGGCTTTTCAGAAAGTGCTAATAAACCTAAGCCAAAAGGCTCAGCAAAGACGCATCATTCAATTGATATCGTACCAATCGCTCGGCCCAACCATGCGATGGTGGCGTAACAGTACACATTCGAGCGACACCTAACTTCGAGGGACGATCGACGGATACAGCACGCAGTGCGTTAGAGTTTATCGATAGCCGTTAGTCGATGGTTTTGCAAATTCGATGAGCGAACGATGGGTCACACTGGATCTGTAGCATTGGCAAGTCGACAAGAGCGAACCGCTGACCAGTTTTAAACACGCCGGATCATCGAGGACGATTGCGAGACAAATACGCACGCAAATGAATGGCGCGTGTCGCATAAGTTTCCACACATAATGAGCCCCAGGTGCAGAGGAGTGATTGATAATCTATCGTTTTTTGTTGAGCCGAAATGATGCTTTCAATTTACGGTTGTTTTATAGCATTATGCTAATGCCATTCTTGcacattttttcaaaattaaattacttaGGAATATGATAGCATTTAAACTAGTCAGCAGTAAAGCTTCTTATGCCCCACACGGTGTACCTTTCTTATTATTTGTCGCGCAAACatttacataatttatgaATTCTATAATCTATCGGTAATGAGCCGATCGGCACACACGCGGACATGATCATAGAAGAATTTCAGTTATTTCCCTCTCACTAACCTCAAGCGCGGAACATTATCAACCCGACAATTGGCAAAGAGATGCCGCTTGCACACATTCCATTCGGTGAATATCGCCAAGTAAATAATCAGCACTGTTTGCACAAATTAATTATTCGTCCACAGGAGCTAGCCGGAATCGAGGGATTCACGTGTCGCAATTCATTTACTGGCCTGTCCCACATCGTGCCGACAGGGACCAGTGACAGAACGGAACCGCCATGGATGAGGGGCACACAATGACGTCACTCCCGGACGTACAACCGGGCGGTATCGCCGAGGCGTACGCTGGACGATCGATTTTCATCACCGGCGCAACCGGTTTCATGGGCAAGATCATGGTGGAGAAGCTGCTGCGTGACTGCGGTGGCATCGAACGCATCTACCTGCTGATCCGCGCCAAAAAGGGCCTCGATCCGGCCCAGCGCAAAGACGAGTACGTCAAAAATCTGGTGTTCGATCAGGTACGCGAGAACCACAACGATCGGTTGGCGAAGATCCGGCTCATACGCGGTGACATCCTCAGCGAAGGGTTGGGTTTGAGCGATGAAGACCACCGGGAGCTGATTGAAAACGTCGACATGGTGTTCCATTGTGCCGCCAACGTGCGCTTCGATCAACACATTCGCCAGGCGGTGGACATCAATCTGAACGGGACGATCCGAGTTCTCGCGCTGGCGGAACAAATGCGCCGGCTGGTGTCGTTCGTGCACGTGTCCACAGCCTACTGCCAGTGTAATGAGGCCGTGCTGGAGGAGAAGTACTATCCTGCGCCACAGAACCCGGAAGGCGTTTCGAAGATGGTTGGCCTGCTCGACGACGACATTCTGGATCTCATCACGCCAAGGTGAGTTTGGGCGCGGGGGAAATCGGCTGCCACTTTCTGACCTCTGCAAACTCTCTTTACTTTTTGGACCGACAGACTGCTCAACAATCTGCCAAATACGTACGCTTACACGAAAGCACTCACCGAAGATCTGGTGTATCAATACAGGGGTAAGgtaccgatcgcgatcgcacgaCCATCTATCGTGACGGCTACCATGCGGGAACCGTTTGCCGGTTGGGGTGAAGGTACCAACGGACCTACGGGGTTGCTTATCGGTGCCGGCCGGGGTGTTATCCGCAGCATGCACTGTAACGGCGAGTACCTGGCAGACTTTATGCCGGTGGACATTACGATGAACGCGATCATCGCGATCGGCTCGGAACGCGCGCGCAACTCGCGCAAGGATGAGGTTATGTACTACAATCTTACCTCGTCGGCAGACAATCCGATCAGCTGGGGTGAGGTGCTGGAGGGAGGCCGGAAAGTGCTGAACGAGAATCCCTTCTGCTTCGCCCTTTGGTACCCAGATGGGTCGATCAAGTCGAGCTACTTCTATCACATGCTGTGCGTCATCTTCTTTCACTACTTGCCTGCCTATTTAATCGACTTcttgctgatgctgttgcgcCGAAAGCCTTTGTAAGTGGCCAGTTTAGCCAATCGCTGAGCTGAGCAATGGTGTAGACGTGTGTGGGAACTTGTTCTAACATTCTTGTCGCACTCTTCTTTGGTGTCCCCACAGCCTAGTGAAAGTGCAGAAACGGATATCGGCGGGTTTGACGATACTGCAGTACTACACGACCAAGGAGTGGATTTTTCAGAGTGACAACACTAAAGCGTTGTATCGACGGCTTTCGCGTGACGATCGGAAGCGGTTTTACTTCGACGTGTCCGAAATCAACTACCAGAGCTATCTGTATGATTTCATACTCGGTGCGCGCAAGTACATCCTGAAGGAAGAACCGGAAACGTTGCCGAAAGCGCGCAAACTCCTTCGCAAGTAAGCTCACGAGCTGAACCTCTCGCATCCATTATGCTCAGTGCTGACTGGTGGGGAATACAACAATACTAATTGTTTGCTTGTTGCAGGCTTTACATCATGGATAAGATCGTCCAGGTGGGAGTGTACATGTTCGGACTGTGGCTGGCATGGACCTACATCGAGGTAGTCACCGGTTCGATTCAATTCGTCTTCGATGCCGCCATTACTGGGCTTCGAGGAAACGTACCTTCATCGTCGGACCCCGTCCGGCATGGACTTTGATTTCATCCGATTGGTTTGCCCAAAGGAATCCGGTAATTTCATCAAACAGTACCTACTGTAAAACGTAGCCAATATGGTCTGtgaaatatatgtatatttacgACTTGATCGACGTGATGGTCACCTTTTCCGGGAGTGTTTCGGGTTTGTTGCAGCACATACATGGTTCTTCGATGGGACATCTTGCACCATTTCGTGCTACTTTAAGgaaccagcgaaaaaaaagcaacgattCTATTTATAAGTGCTTCCACTCCAGCACCGCATCGATGCAAATGTGTACTCAGTGTATAATAGCAGTATCAATAAAGCTTTTTTGAATGAATGTATGATTTTATTGTATGATGTGTGTCTGGATACACATTAAAAATTGCATGGTATTCGAAGGGGATGGATTTCAAGCCATACCTGTTGCGTTTCAATAAagcgcctaaatgtatgcaacaaGAGTATTAGTTCTACGTACAATTTTCAATACCCAAAAATTAGCAAGAGCCAATGCATTGGTGAATCCGCTTATCGTAAAAATGCGCAAATATAGTAtacagaaacaaacacaactaATTTTGATCTGTGCGTAACGGTGCAAATTGTATTTAGATCACAcctatttccattttccactttgaAACCAGAACAGTGAAATCCAACTTTTGTACACATATATGCGTGTAGCCTATTCACCTTTCGTACACTACAGCGTTTTATTGTACGATTCAACCCAATATTATCGGGATTTCCTTTGGGATATTCTTTGCGCTAAAAGCAACATTTTGCTACAGAAAATTACTACACTAGAACTAGACAATAAATGGCGCCATCGTAATTTTCGCATCCAACACCGGGGACACGGAATTTAACCTTGCTGCTTCtaacaaatatttacaattCCATATTTACAAAACGCGCGAATACATTATTGAATACTTGAATAGCACCACTGCCCAACAACGAGAACGGCTACAGCAATCTGTACAAAGAATCCGGAGAGGAGTAGCATTAAATGCAATGGATAGAACACGGTATCAGGGGCGATTAAATATTTTACTCCATGGTGCGTTATGGAGAGTAGAGATGTGGTCTGAGATCACACCGTTCGATAGGTTTGGTGCGCGCTGACGATGTAACACAGCCCTTTGTCAAGTATTGTAGCCGTTTGACAAACGAGCGCACTCAATAGAACACCTTTTTAAGCTGCTCGTACGCTGTATTCATGATGCCCCAGCTAAAAAACGCTCGAGTGCAGTTCATGCTAACGCCCTTGTACACGTTCCGTAGTTTTCGGTCACGATTGTTGTACACCTTTAGCATAGCTGTCCACATGCCATCATATGGTCCTCCTACCCGACACTGCATGGTTACTTTCAGCACGTTTAACGGGTAGAATAATGAACTAATGAACGCCCCGATGCAGGCACCTGCAACAAATTCCTGCGTGCGTTGAGAAATCATAGaatcctaaaaaaaaaagaaagaatacaCCATTCAAGCATTTGCTGCTCTGCTCTCTAATAGCTCATATTTACCCGTTTTGGCAATCGACTACTGGCTTCTTCCCTCAGCACGAAGAACATAGCATTGGAAGGTCCATTGCGCCACAAGATTGGTACCAGTCCTCGATACAACTCTTTGAAGCCGTTCTCCAGAATGATGATTCTAATGTTGATGCATAAGTAGTAGTACCATATTCATATTATTTACTAAAAGTTCCTGTAACTCACTTGAACGCATGATGGGTGTTGCGATACTTTTGGTGATACGTGGCGTCCGCTAGCAGCGTCTGCACTCTTTCAAATGGCATCAGAACGGCTTCGACGGTTCCGGCAGCCATTCCGGCAACGGTTTTGGCGGTATATGGATTCACATGGCAGTACTCTACTAGCGGTCTTCTGGTACTATCGTACACTCCGAACATTAGCGACAGGGAGATAGATTTTTGAGCcagcggtggaaaaatgccacGGTACAGATACATCATGCCTTCGCTTCGCAACTGCCCAAAGGCTTGCGTTAACTGCACGCCGTGCAACATCTGCCGAAAGATCATCTTATAGATCGGGTAAGTTACGGTGATGTTTACAAAGGCAGCTCCCCAACCGCACGCAAACTCCCGCCAGCAGAATATGGGAACTGCTGGCGGATTGGACACTGACGTCAGCGTGGGTGGAACACCGGCCGTTTCTGCTCGAACAATCGCCATGGCgatcgcaaaaacaaaccaccgtaGGCACGtattattaaaaacaaaagctgttgttgtttccaacaggtgtgtatgtgtagtTTAACTCGGGAGCCT
This window harbors:
- the LOC128720194 gene encoding putative fatty acyl-CoA reductase CG5065, coding for MDEGHTMTSLPDVQPGGIAEAYAGRSIFITGATGFMGKIMVEKLLRDCGGIERIYLLIRAKKGLDPAQRKDEYVKNLVFDQVRENHNDRLAKIRLIRGDILSEGLGLSDEDHRELIENVDMVFHCAANVRFDQHIRQAVDINLNGTIRVLALAEQMRRLVSFVHVSTAYCQCNEAVLEEKYYPAPQNPEGVSKMVGLLDDDILDLITPRLLNNLPNTYAYTKALTEDLVYQYRGKVPIAIARPSIVTATMREPFAGWGEGTNGPTGLLIGAGRGVIRSMHCNGEYLADFMPVDITMNAIIAIGSERARNSRKDEVMYYNLTSSADNPISWGEVLEGGRKVLNENPFCFALWYPDGSIKSSYFYHMLCVIFFHYLPAYLIDFLLMLLRRKPFLVKVQKRISAGLTILQYYTTKEWIFQSDNTKALYRRLSRDDRKRFYFDVSEINYQSYLYDFILGARKYILKEEPETLPKARKLLRKLYIMDKIVQVGVYMFGLWLAWTYIEVVTGSIQFVFDAAITGLRGNVPSSSDPVRHGL
- the LOC128720196 gene encoding mitochondrial nicotinamide adenine dinucleotide transporter SLC25A51 gives rise to the protein MAIVRAETAGVPPTLTSVSNPPAVPIFCWREFACGWGAAFVNITVTYPIYKMIFRQMLHGVQLTQAFGQLRSEGMMYLYRGIFPPLAQKSISLSLMFGVYDSTRRPLVEYCHVNPYTAKTVAGMAAGTVEAVLMPFERVQTLLADATYHQKYRNTHHAFKIIILENGFKELYRGLVPILWRNGPSNAMFFVLREEASSRLPKRDSMISQRTQEFVAGACIGAFISSLFYPLNVLKVTMQCRVGGPYDGMWTAMLKVYNNRDRKLRNVYKGVSMNCTRAFFSWGIMNTAYEQLKKVFY